One stretch of Oncorhynchus keta strain PuntledgeMale-10-30-2019 chromosome 18, Oket_V2, whole genome shotgun sequence DNA includes these proteins:
- the LOC127908818 gene encoding neuroserpin-like — protein MVELGARGASLTQIRQAVGFSHLPTDEEFSLLQNLTGALSEDDAHYIIRLANSLFLQSGVTFNPEFLRLMRKYFRAEVETVDFSESAAVAEQINGWVENHTESKIRDLLSADDFSSVTQLTLVNAVYFRGSWKNQFRPENTRTFSFSKDDGSEAQTHMMYQQGDFYYGEFSDGSSEAGGVYQVLEMPYEGEDMSMLVVLPRQEVPLAVLEPIIRAPLLEEWANNVKRQKVEVYLPRFKVEQKVDLKEALQDLGIKNIFSKDADLSAMTDGKDLFIGKAVQKAYLEVTEEGAEGAAGSGMIALTRTLVLYPQVMADHPFFFIIRNRRTGSILFMGRVMTPEVIEPTDFDNDSM, from the exons ATGGTGGAGCTGGGGGCCCGCGGGGCCTCCCTCACACAGATACGCCAGGCTGTTGGCTTCAGCCACCTACCTACAG ATGAGGAGTTCTCTctgctccagaacctgacaggGGCTCTGTCTGAAGACGACGCCCACTACATCATCCGATTGGCCAACTCCCTCTTCCTGCAGAGTGGCGTGACCTTTAACCCAGAGTTCCTGCGGCTGATGAGGAAGTACTTCCGGGCGGAGGTGGAGACGGTGGACTTCAGCGAATCAGCCGCTGTGGCAGAGCAGATCAATGGCTGGGTGGAGAACCACACTgaga gtaaGATCCGTGACCTGTTGTCAGCTGATGATTTCAGCAGTGTGACCCAGCTGACCCTGGTCAACGCGGTATACTTCCGGGGCAGCTGGAAGAACCAGTTCAGACCAGAAAACACCAGAACCTTCTCCTTCAGCAAAGATGACGGGAGCGAGGCCCAGACACACATGATGTACCAGCAGGGAGACTTCtactatg gtgagtTCAGTGATGGTTCATCCGAGGCAGGTGGTGTGTACCAGGTGTTGGAGATGCCCTATGAAGGAGAGGACATGAGCATGCTGGTGGTGTTACCCAGACAGGAAGTCCCCCTGGCAGTCCTGGAGCCAATCATCAGAGCCCCTCTCTTGGAGGAGTGGGCCAACAACGTCAAAAGGCAGAAGGTGGAGGTCTACCTGCCCAG gttTAAGGTTGAGCAGAAGGTAGACCTGAAGGAGGCTCTGCAGGATCTGGGCATCAAGAACATCTTCAGTAAAGACGCTGACCTCTCTGCCATGACAG acgGTAAGGACCTGTTCATTGGAAAGGCGGTGCAGAAAGCCTACCTGGAGGTGACCGAGGAGGGGGCGGAGGGAGCTGCAGGATCAG GAATGATAGCCCTCACCAGGACTCTGGTTCTGTACCCTCAGGTCATGGCTGATCACCCCTTCTTCTTCATCATCAGAAACCGCAGGACAG gtTCTATCCTGTTCATGGGCAGGGTTATGACACCAGAGGTCATTGAGCCTACCGACTTCGACAATGACTCCATGTAA
- the LOC127908823 gene encoding uncharacterized protein LOC127908823, translating into MSESSSGVNTSSGSFPKSHFSQYSEISVTHTPLSVDQSPDSGIVKTPLPSSRFRFVSWQRLEESDVKGDQLSCPRVREGPSVEDLFLRKDDTPLERGRRKRREEEGQRWEERLQENWENCVELNLSYQDLGDPFQQETFSRILRRLIRVERLQLINNSLTDLSSICLPRCRSLNLHRNHLTCIRQLPKLPALEHLCLSENSISTLRGLGALGTSPLHSLTLRSNPVNYIQDYRARVFSCLPKLRVLDGIPKLPEDSMPPGLQLPAATRMCNIL; encoded by the exons ATGTCAGAAAG ttcctcaggtgtgaaCACAAGCAGTGGCAGTTTTCCCAAATCCCACTTCTCCCAGTATTCTGAAATCagcgtcacacacacacccctctccgtGGACCAGAGTCCAGATTCCGGAATCGTCAAAACTCCT CTGCCGTCCAGCCGGTTCAGGTTCGTGTCGTGGCAGCGGCTTGAGGAGAGTGATGTCAAAGGAGACCAGCTCTCCTGTCCCAGGGTCAGAGAAG GGCCGTCAGTGGAGGACCTCTTTCTGAGAAAGGATGACACCCCCTtggaaagggggaggaggaagaggagagaggaagaagggcagaggtgggaggagaggcttcAAGAGAACTGGGAGAATTGTGTG GAGCTGAACCTGTCCTATCAGGACTTGGGAGATCCGTTCCAGCAGGAAACCTTCAGTCGGATCCTGAGGAGGCTGATCCGAGTGGAGAGACTGCAGCTGATCAATAATTCCCTCACAGACCTGAGTTCTATATGCCTGCCAAg GTGCCGAAGCCTGAATCTGCATCGTAACCACCTGACCTGTATACGTCAGCTGCCAAAGCTCCCGGCCCTGGAGCACCTGTGTCTCTCTGAGAACAGCATCTCCACACTGAGGGGACTGGGGGCTCTGGGAACCAGCCCACTCCACTCCCTCACACTCAGATCTAACCCTGTCAACTACATACAGGACTACCGTGCACG tgtgttctcttgtttGCCAAAACTAAGAGTTCTGGATGGAATCCCCAAGCTGCCAGAAGATTCCATGCCCCCTGGACTCCAACTCCCAGCAGCCACCAGGATGTGTAACATTCTGTGA